Within the Candidatus Reidiella endopervernicosa genome, the region GGACGTGTTGACCAAAGGTGTCGTAAATCTCTACGGTGAGTTTTTCACTCGCCTGCGGCAGCTCAACACCACCGGCCAAGCCAGCCTCATTGAGGTTGCCAACCGCTTTGCCATCAGACATTTGCGGTTCGACCAGCACCGTGCGACCGACCATATTCGATGCCTGAAGCACCTGGTTCGATTGCATCCTGCCGGCAAAGTCGTCGAATGAAGTCTGTAGATCCTGCAGACCGGTGACCTGACTGAACTGAGCGATCTGGGTCAGATACTCACCACTCTCCATCGGCTTGAAGGGATCCTGATTTTGTAGCTGAGTCAGCATCAGGGTCAGGAACTGCTCCTGACCGAGTGCATTGGCATCAACCTCAGCATCCTTACTCGCTGTTTTTGTAGATAGCCCAAGGGCTGAGAGGGTCGATTGATCAATCGCGTTTGTCATTATCAGCTACCCCCCTACTGGCCAAGCTGCAGCGTGCGCATTAGCAGCTGTTTGGAGGTGGTCATCACCTCAACATTGTTCTGATAGGAACGAGAGGCGGAGATCATGTTCGACATCTCCTCCACGGTGCTGATATCGGGGCTGTAGACATAGCCCTGCTCATTGGCGAGTGGATTACCGGGGTCATATTTCATTAGTGGGTCGGCCTGACTCTCGACTACACCATCAACCCGCACACCCTTGGCAGCCTGGTTTGGATTCATCGAGTCGAGAATGGCCGAGAAGACAGGCTGGCGCGGCTTGTACACCTCTTCAGGTGTGGTCGCGACGTTATCGGCATTCGCCAGGTTACTGGCAACGGTATTAAGACGCACCGACTGTGCACTTAACGCCGAACCTGACACATCAAATACATTAAATAGCGACATAATTACTCTCCTCGAATGGCGCCGCGAATCGCCTTGATCTTGTCACCCAGGAATCTCAGGCTCGCCTGGTACTGAATGGAGTTCTCAGAAAACTCAGCCTGTTCAACGTGCACATCGACGGTGTTGCCATCAAGTGATGCCTGATTGGGAACTCGATAAGCCGGTTCCATGCCGACACCGCCTGAACTGGCACTGGTGATATGGTTTGAGTGGGTGCGGTTCATACCTTGCATCCCCAACATCTGGTCCTGCGCCTGCCCCAAAGCGGCCTTGAAGTCGATATCGCGCGCCTTGTAGTTGGGGGTATCGGCATTGGCCAGATTGGATGCGATCAACTCGGCACGACGAGCACGAACCCGTAGCGCTTCTGAATGAATCCCCAATGCTGAATCGATATTTATTGGCATCTTGCACCTCACACATTTCTCTTCTGGACAGAGAAAATGCAAAAGATATGCCACTAGCGTTTATTTCATAGATAACAACTGGTTGTAACATTTTGAAGGTAACAAGAGGTACTAAACGGCAAGAATTCGCCGCCATGCGGCAAGGTTTTAAGGATTACGGCAATCGATAGGTGATGGTTTGTTGACGCGCCCGAACTGTGAACAGAGAGTTGCTCTCTTGCACGCATC harbors:
- a CDS encoding flagellar hook assembly protein FlgD; its protein translation is MTNAIDQSTLSALGLSTKTASKDAEVDANALGQEQFLTLMLTQLQNQDPFKPMESGEYLTQIAQFSQVTGLQDLQTSFDDFAGRMQSNQVLQASNMVGRTVLVEPQMSDGKAVGNLNEAGLAGGVELPQASEKLTVEIYDTFGQHVRSIDYGSVEKGISYFVWDGLNEQGEAAPPGRYLVSANARFGNEVEAVEPLMADSVGSVSLGTGTSGFKVNLNGLGESEFSRIRQIM
- the flgB gene encoding flagellar basal body rod protein FlgB yields the protein MPINIDSALGIHSEALRVRARRAELIASNLANADTPNYKARDIDFKAALGQAQDQMLGMQGMNRTHSNHITSASSGGVGMEPAYRVPNQASLDGNTVDVHVEQAEFSENSIQYQASLRFLGDKIKAIRGAIRGE
- the flgC gene encoding flagellar basal body rod protein FlgC, with the translated sequence MMSLFNVFDVSGSALSAQSVRLNTVASNLANADNVATTPEEVYKPRQPVFSAILDSMNPNQAAKGVRVDGVVESQADPLMKYDPGNPLANEQGYVYSPDISTVEEMSNMISASRSYQNNVEVMTTSKQLLMRTLQLGQ